One region of Monomorium pharaonis isolate MP-MQ-018 chromosome 11, ASM1337386v2, whole genome shotgun sequence genomic DNA includes:
- the LOC118647898 gene encoding uncharacterized protein LOC118647898, whose product MAYIDRYVNREPLNRVCTIAYRIIYSDSLRNRLFARDKWHHRQFCGERRNTARRPAADHRVTSVDRPFSHLKRRRDIGSPDVTHILFTPRIYAHKAFNNPTDLRASRILVFSSAMRAGDRGAIRDDVRRSVASSTVGQLRQRRGGAHNGVRYVTSRRGSVWSPSPQSVLVFSDVCPSQLLRVTFSFLESSAIQYDATTFENDPNGRQ is encoded by the exons ATgg ccTATATCGATCGTTATGTCAATCGTGAACCTTTAAATCGCGTTTGCACGATCGCTTATCGTATCATCTACTCCGATTCGCTCCGAAATCGATTGTTCGCCAGAGATAAATGGCACCACCGTCAGTTTTGTGGAGAAAGAAGAAACACGGCACGGCGTCCGGCGGCCGATCATCGAGTTACGTCGGTGGACAGGCCATTTTCGCATCTCAAACGACGACGCGATATCGGGTCACCCGATGTGACACATATACTGTTCACGCCGCGTATATATGCGCACAAGGCATTTAATAATCCAACGGATTTACGGGCATCTAG AATCCTTGTATTTTCCTCAGCTATGCGCGCAGGCGATCGTGGCGCCATCCGCGACGATGTCCGACGTTCCGTCGCTTCCTCGACCGTCGGACAATTGCGTCAACGACGAGGCGGAGCGCACAATGGCGTGCGATACGTAACGTCTCGGCGGGGGAGTGTGTGGTCCCCTTCACCGCAAAGTGTCCTGGTGTTTTCGGACGTTTGCCCGTCGCAACTTCTGCGCGTCACATTTAGTTTCCTGGAATCATCAGCGATTCAATACGACGCCACGACGTTCGAGAACGATCCCAACGGACGACAATGA
- the LOC105836981 gene encoding serine/threonine-protein kinase unc-51: MEILGDYEYNPKDLIGTGAFAVVFRGRHRKKPNLVVAIKSITKKTLAKSQDLLKKEIKILKALTKLHHENVVALYDCKESNHNVFLVMEYCNGGDLGDYLNAKGTLSEDTIRLFLKQLVRAMKVLHAKGIVHRDLKPQNILLNHNCGKACPQPHEITLKIADFGFARFLQEGVMAATLCGSPMYMAPEVIMSLQYDAKADLWSVGTILYQCLTGKAPHPANNPHALKSIYENTVNLVPSIPPGTSPELTNLLMGLLRREATDRMDFDHFFGHAFLTGVRESPTPSPVPTELPASPGTMAIPIEEGTPIVNRSEPETTETPCSSPEDDFVLVPSDISSDTDNNLPVKYTKQMSRETVSPPRPCLSKLGEYTRQTSREAISPPRPCYLPISEPIPVPCQRNTTAQQPPQSPSTNAARSGSSVVPRSQPISMKRSVDSHRSNPPDIGSLSPPSVQFVIGTPPGRRLSETPPPPNTWQVSPVARHSHTPSGTSPLRRSTGNNSASSPLLTGPLAVLGSPTSRAFQDNNNTLRHSPVIPFGTRAVTLPEISEAGSFQSLFPDIPPTTDDRPLTFIAPELPEETLMEREHNEVLAKLNFVVALCECVCEVARSRAGPLGNIEQPAPLGSIEQAGNAATRKRAEQVILLVRALQWLSSGLNLATQELKAGRLQPTATVKEVVSTMNEKFKSCLMECKQLNSVGLLRQTGATADKILYNHAIHMCQSAALDELFGKGGECFQRYHTAQILLHSLAQHVSHSQDRALLIKYKEAVEKRLYVLQQQGYIYATEPT, translated from the exons ATGGAGATCCTTGGCGACTACGAGTACAATCCTAAGGACCTGATCGGCACCGGCGCCTTCGCCGTAGTCTTCAGGGGCAGGCATCGCAAA AAACCAAATCTGGTAGTAGCGATCAAGAGTATCACAAAGAAGACCTTGGCTAAGTCGCAGGATTTGCTGAAAAAGGAGATCAAAATCTTAAAG GCATTAACTAAACTGCATCATGAGAATGTTGTTGCATTGTATGATTGTAAG GAGTCTAATCATAATGTCTTCCTGGTTATGGAATATTGTAACGGTGGAGATTTGGGAGATTATTTAAATG CGAAAGGAACTCTTTCCGAGGATACTATCAGGCTATTCCTTAAGCAATTGGTCCGCGCAATGAAAGTACTCCACGCCAAAGGAATAGTCCACAGAGATCTTAAGCCACAAAATATCCTATTGAACCACAACTGTGGCAAAGCCTGCCCGCAGCCACATGAAATAACATTGAAAATAG CGGATTTTGGTTTTGCTAGATTCCTACAGGAAGGCGTGATGGCCGCGACTTTGTGCGGATCACCGATGTACATGGCACCTGAGGTCATTATGTCTCTTCAATATGACGCAAAAGCGGATCTGTGGTCTGTTGGGACTATATTGTACCAATGTCTTACCGGGAAGGCGCCGCATCCCGCAAACAACCCTCATGCACTCAAGTCGATTTACGAGAACACTGTCAATCTTGTTCCTAG TATACCACCTGGAACATCACCTGAGCTGACGAATCTCCTGATGGGCCTGTTAAGACGCGAAGCGACCGACCGTATGGATTTTGATCATTTCTTTGGTCACGCATTCCTCACAGGTGTTCGTGAGAGTCCAACTCCAAGCCCCGTGCCTACCGAACTGCCGGCGTCGCCAGGGACAATGGCGATTCCGATCGAAGAAGGAACACCGATTGTTAACAGATCGGAGCCCGAAACGACAGAGACTCCATGTTCCAGTCCCGAGGATGATTTTGTTCTTGTACCGAGTGATATCAGTAGTGATACTGACAATAATCTGCCAGTCAA atataccAAACAAATGAGTAGGGAAACTGTCAGTCCACCTCGGCCGTGTTTATCGAAATTGGGCGA ATATACCAGACAGACGAGTAGGGAAGCCATTAGTCCGCCCAGACCATGTTATCTGCCGATCTCTGAGCCGATTCCTGTTCCATGTCAACGAAATACAACAGCTCAGCAACCGCCACAATCTCCCTCAACAAATGCCGCGCGTTCCGGCAGTAGTGTCGTACCTCGCTCACAACCGATCAGTATGAAACGCAGCGTAGACTCCCATAGAAGTAATCCACCGGATATCGGTTCCCTCAGTCCACCTAGCGTGCAGTTTGTCATCGGCACGCCGCCTGGCAGAAG GTTGAGCGAAACTCCGCCACCACCTAACACATGGCAGGTCAGCCCTGTGGCAAGACACTCGCATACACCGAGCGGAACCTCGCCTTTGCGCCGTTCTACAGGTAATAACAGCGCGTCTTCGCCGTTGCTCACAGGGCCGCTAGCGGTGCTTGGCTCACCCACTTCACGAGCCTTTCAAGACAACAACAACACCCTCAGGCATTCACCTGTCATACCCTTTGGCACAAGAGCTGTCACACTTCCGGAAATATCTG AAGCTGGTAGTTTCCAAAGTCTCTTTCCGGATATACCGCCAACAACTGATGATCGTCCATTAACGTTCATTGCACCAGAACTACCAGAGGAGACACTGATGGAGCGTGAACATAACGAGGTCCTGGCCAAGTTGAATTTTGTCGTGGCACTGTGTGAATGTGTATGCGAAGTCGCCAGATCTAGAGCTGGTCCGCTTGGCAATATTGAGCAACCGGCGCCTCTCGGCAGTATCGAACAGGCTGGCAACGCGGCTACCAGAAAACGTGCTGAGCAGGTCATCCTTCTGGTACGAGCACTTCAATGGCTCAGTTCTGGTTTGAATCTAGCCACTCAAGAACTTAAAGCTGGAAGACTGCAACCGACAGCCACTGTGAAGGAGG ttgtCAGTACTATGAACGAGAAATTCAAGTCATGTTTAATGGAATGTAAGCAGTTGAATAGTGTGGGACTTCTTCGTCAAACAGGAGCCACGGCGGATAAGATACTGTACAATCACGCGATTCATATG TGTCAATCAGCAGCGTTGGACGAGCTGTTTGGAAAAGGTGGTGAATGTTTCCAGCGATACCACACAGcacaaatattattgcattcGTTAGCACAGCATGTCAGTCATAGTCAGGATCGGGCTCTGCTTATTAAAT ATAAAGAAGCAGTAGAGAAGCGACTGTACGTGCTACAACAGCAAGGCTACATTTACGCAACCGAACCCACGTAG
- the LOC105836980 gene encoding serine/arginine repetitive matrix protein 2 isoform X4: protein MYNGIGLQTPRGSGTNGHVQRNWAIVRKNKDKVSYKTDEKLDQLNKQPNKEILDHVRKRKVEVKCAELADILEDQGFTNEEIQNKVESYRSLLMGSDTKSATPQDEFGRVNVRETHQIAEAQQEKNAKLREAFGISEFFVEGSSLDPERHAREAEARAAAAAASKVYELVRTPSPAPPPSVPEATAATEKKKRKRSGSSSAGKKKKAKKHKRERSESPKSGKKKEKSKKKKKEKKHKKAETTSSDSDSSEDSDDSNSSEVESKKRKKKRKKKLKAEGKDKHEKKKTKRKRQSSDSSTDSSVERSKKSLKYEKNIVVDKASKNEGPESTTISREPLPPRSIRSPKRETLSRTTISRNETPPLPPSSVTKTKKDSPKKSVTEKRDKSPVNHNRSPVSSSNRRRKSSSRSRGDKGDRGDRGDRGDRGDRGDRGDRGNRSDRGDRGDRNDKDRERDRGGGGGRSPRRYSRSRRASPSPKRRRGYSRSPRRHSRHSVSRSRSRSKYDRYGSRRRPVSPPARRREVDSRRRSRSPRRQQRRRSRSRSTLSYSPVRKNPERYKDILEDQKLRRDQKKKTKNDKKSRSTSRSRKTQQIAVAPRVSLRSSSEDEADLADDEPSKQQQQEEDEERRIIELNTLKRLQSGLAAKARETLEKKVISPTKIKIERREDVLDIALPNEPPKNIAQNSTVPIRNRSRSKEPVIQALPVIQSPVSSRSPSPALPLTREEATIKIRSPSDSPPLAALPLSFFDKVDSAPSVVKTKTNSQFSQSPNSSGKKDSPSITSSKKDTSKREESRSPTTIIREDDMITKLRSPSESPPPLLNISLARLNRRSRSPKKSRSYSRSASRSCTRSPSVDKVRSSRSPSGDKKLRSRSRGKKLSTSPGRRSTSRSTSRAKKLSPKAKPKQQRSPRSRSSSAESKRSSASRSLSRCKKSASRSRSRNRSLSKRRSRSRSSLSKKSRSRSLSKKRSRSRSLSKKSKSRSRSASRISRDKDKHSHTRSSSRSSVSSRHSRGRSFSSSSRSSSSVSSRSSRSTSSSSASSRSRSPSIPRRHGSPSFLDRRRITRDRSKDRHRR, encoded by the exons ATGTACAATGGCATCGGACTTCAAACTCCACGTGGTTCTGGCACAAATGGACATGTTCAGAGGAATTGGGCAATTGTACGTAAGAACAAGGACAAAGTCAGCTATAAAACAGATGAAAAGCTTGATCAATTGAATAAGCAGCCAAACAAGGAAATCCTAGACCATGTCAGAAAGAGAAAAGTTGAAGTCAAATGTGCAGAGTTGGCTGACATTCTAGAAGATCAAGG ATTTACTAATGAGGAAATACAGAACAAAGTGGAATCCTACAGGTCGTTGTTAATGGGTAGCGATACTAAATCAGCCACACCACAAGATGAATTTGGCCGAGTtaa TGTACGGGAGACACACCAAATCGCCGAGGCGCAGCAGGAGAAGAATGCAAAGCTGCGCGAGGCATTCGGCATATCTGAATTCTTTGTGGAGGGCAGTAGTCTAGACCCGGAGCGGCACGCGCGCGAAGCGGAGGCGCgagccgccgctgccgccgcgaGCAAGGTCTACGAGCTGGTGCGCACACCGAGTCCGGCACCGCCGCCGTCGGTACCGGAAGCCACCGCAGCCACCGAGAAGAAGAAGCGGAAGCGTTCCGGCAGCTCGAGCGCGGGCAAGAAGAAGAAGGCTAAGAAGCACAAGCGGGAAAG ATCCGAATCCCCCAAGTCCggcaagaagaaagaaaaatccaagaagaaaaagaaagagaaaaagcaCAAAAAAGCCGAGACCACCTCATCCGACAGCGATTCCAGCGAGGATTCCGATGACAGCAA CTCATCCGAAGTCGAAtcgaagaaaaggaaaaagaagagaaagaaaaagctCAAAGCCGAGGGAAAGGACAAGCATGAG AAGAAGAAGACTAAACGGAAACGGCAGTCATCTGATAGCTCTACGGACAG CTCTGTGGAAAGATCGAAAAAATCGttaaaatatgagaaaaacaTTGTGGTGGACAAGGCATCGAAAAATGAAGGTCCTGAGAGTACCACGATCTCGCGAGAACCACTTCCTCCTCGATCGATCCGATCACCGAAGCGAGAGACATTGTCTCGAACAACAATATCTCGGAACGAAACTCCGCCGTTGCCGCCGTCATCCGTTactaaaacaaagaaagattCGCCAAAAAAGAGTGTGACAGAAAAACGAGACAAATCGCCTGTAAATCATAACAGAAGCCCTGTTTCTTCATCAAACAGACGACGTAAATCGTCCTCCAGAAGTAGAGGTGATAAAGGTGATAGAGGCGACAGAGGCGATAGAGGTGATAGAGGTGATAGAGGTGATAGAGGTGATAGAGGCAATAGAAGCGACAGAGGCGATAGAGGCGATAGAAACGataaagatagagaaagagacagaggaggaggaggaggaagatcTCCCAGAAGGTACTCGAGGTCACGCCGTGCGAGTCCATCTCCCAAACGAAGACGAGGTTATTCTAGATCGCCCAGGAGACACAGTAGGCATTCCGTGTCCAGAAGCAGGAGTCGCTCAAAGTATGATCGTTACGGATCTCGTAGGAGGCCCGTGTCTCCGCCAGCGAGACGCAGGGAAGTTGATTCTCGTCGAAGATCACGTTCGCCAAGGCGACAGCAACGTCGCCGATCTCGATCACGTTCCACTTTGAGCTATTCGCCAGTTAGAAAGAATCCAGAGCGCTACAAGGATATTCTAGAGGATCAGAAATTGCGACGAGATCAAAAGAAGAAGACTAAGAATGATAAAAAGTCACGCTCGACATCGAGAAGCAGGAAAACACAGCAGATAGCGGTCGCGCCTAGGGTAAGTCTAAGATCGTCGAGCGAGGATGAAGCCGATCTGGCTGATGATGAACCCAGCAAACAACAACAACAGGAGGAAGATGAGGAAAGGAGGATTATAGAATTGAATACATTAAAACGACTACAGAGTGGCCTGGCAGCGAAGGCGCGAGAGACATTGGAGAAAAAGGTGATCAGTCCCACTAAGATCAAGATTGAAAGGCGGGAAGATGTGTTAGATATTGCTTTACCGAATGAACCACCGAAAAATATTGCACAGAATTCAACCGTACCGATTCGAAACAGGTCCAGATCAAAGGAACCAGTCATACAAGCTCTACCGGTCATTCAGTCACCGGTGTCCAGCAGATCGCCCTCGCCGGCTTTACCTCTCACCCGAGAGGAAGCGACGATTAAAATTAGATCGCCGAGTGACTCACCACCATTGGCTGCACTTCCGTTATCATTTTTTGACAAGGTTGATTCCGCTCCTTCTGTCGTGAAAACTAAAACGAATAGTCAATTTTCGCAATCGCCAAATTCTTCTGGTAAAAAGGACTCGCCATCAATCACGTCTTCGAAAAAGGATACCTCGAAGAGGGAAGAGTCTCGTTCCCCTACCACGATTATAAGAGAAGATGACATGATAACGAAACTACGTTCACCAAGTGAATCACCGCCACCTTTGCTGAACATTTCATTAGCTAGATTGAATCGACGTTCGAGATCACCAAAGAAGAGCAGATCATACTCCAGATCGGCATCAAGATCATGCACAAGATCGCCGTCCGTGGACAAAGTAAGGTCTTCCAGATCGCCATCCGGAGACAAAAAATTGCGGTCCCGTTCGCGAGGTAAGAAATTATCAACGTCACCTGGACGACGGTCGACCTCAAGATCGACCTCTAGGGCGAAGAAATTATCACCTAAGGCGAAGCCGAAACAGCAGCGTTCGCCTCGATCAAGATCTTCCTCGGCGGAATCAAAGCGCTCGAGCGCTTCGAGATCGCTGTCGAGATGCAAGAAGTCCGCTTCCAGATCTAGAAGCAGAAATCGATCGTTGTCGAAAAGGAGATCGCGCAGTCGTTCTTCCCTGTCGAAAAAGTCCAGAAGCAGATCGCTGTCGAAGAAAAGATCACGCAGCCGTTCGCTGTCAAAGAAATCTAA